The nucleotide sequence TCCAAGTTATCTTTGGACATGAATTTTATTCGTAGAAAAAGGTGAAaacgattatttcactaaatgtcTTTCTGAAAAAACTTAAATATGGACCGAAATTATCTGTTACTCTATTTCTTGCTTTTTTGCTACTTCACTCAGTGTGCTGAACCTTTTTGATTGCTTTTTGTGCTTCTCAACCCAACAAGCATCGAAATCACAAGATTTAACAAGACAAACCACTTATGAAGATATAGCAAGTGCAATACTCGGAAGAAACTCTTGCAGTTTTAACCAAGGAAATATGAAATGACCACAGGCACACCAGCAATTATTTTGTAACTCGAGGCATATTCTAACATCACAGTGGagcattatttaaaaaaaaaatgaaattttttattatatttgtcaCTATCGATCCCTATTTGTAGTTAGGTAGTAAGACCAAATGACCTTGAAATTTGAATGAACTGGAGAaacaaaaaaactcaaaaaactaCCAAGCGATAATGCTGCACGAGTCGCATAAAAGGAACACCTTGTACATGTTAAAGCGGTACTCGAGACTGTTTCTTTGATCTTATGCCAAAGACCTGGTGCTGGTTCTTTTGAAATCCCCCATATATCCTGCTTATTCACCAACAGAAGTATCATTGCCCTAGCATTTCTTGCGCAGAAAATCCAAAGTAGTTATCAAAGAAGTTTTGTGGTTCAAATATGAAGCAAGAAATGACATCTCTGAGCGTAATTACGCCAATGACTTCATCATCTTCCCCAGCTGTCACGTAGATCCTGTGAACCAACTTGGATGCAAGAGTGTCTATCACGTTACCAAGAGCTGAATCAAGCTTGCATGTTATTGGTGTAGAGACCTTTGTGGCATCATGAGTTACCGAAGCAACTGTGTTCATGAAGCCCGTGACTGTCAGCTGCCTGCAATTGAGACGGGCAAAATTATGTATCAGTACACAAAGAAACAGAGAACATCTATGAGCCTGTGCAATAAAGGTCTAAGCATAAATTATCTTAGAAGAGATCAAATATTCAGATCCCAGAGGAAGAAGCAAGTTATCTATACCTGAAATTGGAGAAGAGTTCAGGCTTGAGTAACAAAAATCTGATGTCTCTTATGCTCACATTGCCAACTATCTTCCTCTTTGGCCCTTCTACAACTGGAAGTCCTCCAATATTGTTCTCTCTCATTTTCTTGAATGCTTCCAAAATCAGTTCATCATTTTGAACGCAAATAACCTGTGTGTATGTGGAAAGACAGAGACTTGGCATCACCAAACTTCTGTAATATCAGAAGAATATCTAAAAGTGAAAGGAGCTACAAATTGCTGACCTCATCAGGGGACATGTAAGGGAGGCCAAGCTCTGATATAGGATGAGCAGAGATGCAGTCAAACCAATCCCTCCCTTTGCATCCTTCAAGACCCCGTATAACAGCCGATTGTGTTATGAAGTTCTTAAGGAATGGATTTCCTCTTTCAATCACCGGTACGTTCCGCATCCTATATTTTGATAGCAGCAGCAAGACACTCAACATAGAACTGTCTGTTGCTACTGGAACAAATGGTGCCCACCGATAGGATTTTATGATGGAGCTCACCTGCAAATAAAATTCGTGGACCTCGTCATGTGTATTCATGTCAAATTCTCTGAATacagtttagtctagcttctggTGTCCTCCAACTTGGTCATTTTATTTCATGTTTGAGAGTTTTTAAGGCTAGAAGACATATATATCTTAGACACAAACACCATGAAAAGGTAAAGTCTCTCTTGATCAATCAAACCGCTACGGTGACTTGGAAGAAGCTTAAAGGCCAATCCTTTAGAAGGCCTGCTTACCTTCGTCGACTTAAAGGGTTCTTCTTGAAGGATAACCTTGTAGAAATCCTCACCCAACTTATCAGCTGCAGTTGGAGCATCCTTTCCTGCTCCTCGATCTGCAGCCACTCCACCTGCCACAGCTGCACCGACTGCAGCCACTGTTAGACCTGCAACTGCAGCAGGACCTGTTGCACCCAATGCCAGTGCTCCAAGAGCACCAACAGCACCTGCTCCAACTCCTGCCGCTGCTGCCGAACTTGCTGATAAGGCAGCCGCTGCTGCATCTGCGCCCTCCAGGACCCAAAGAACAATAGCTGAGTAATCTAGGATGCCTAAGTATCTTTCTCGCCAATCCTTACTATTCTGAGCAGCTGGATTCCTCACAGGAACTGATAGGATGTTGGATTCAGAAAGAATCTTGACAGCGTCGCCTATGGAAGTGTCCGCATCTATTTCAATCACTAGAATGAGGTGTAAGTTAGCCGTTTAGGATTCAGCACTGGACATCAAACTACTTAGTACAACAGTTTAAAAACTTATCTAATTTAGATACCTTTGCCTCCTGGGACTTGAGGGAAGGATGAAACTGGAATTTTTGCAAATGCATCAGTCAAAGTTTCCTGTAAATTACGGGGCAACTTCTTTCTGCTCTGGACCATCTCAAAGTAAGCATCATAATTTGCAAGTTTCGAAGTCTTTTCTGTTTTTGCTTGTGCCATTTACTTCAATACTCAAAGAAGACGTGGCTGTAAGATTCTATTCCTGAGTAGCAGCAATACAACCATCAGATCAATAAATTTTAAACAAGATAGCCACTAAAATCTCCTACCAGATCACTAAGGAAACTTCACTGCTGCACTTAATTGAAGGATCTCGTGACTCATCCGAAACCTATTACAAATGTTTGTAACCGTGTAGCCCCATGTCCCAAACATGTTTGGACTCGTAAGTAGCTATTCCACTTCCTTAAAAAGCCGATTTTCTGTACTAAAAGTTCATACTTGCTAATTAAGAATAACTCGTAAGATTATTTTTTGGAAACTAATGTTAACACTAAAATTTTCTGCTAGGTACCACCATCTCTGAGAGAAGCATCATAGCATAAAACAGTTTGTTCCTTTAATTTATGGTTGTACTATAAACGTGGGCGTATAGTCAGAGATTCTCTTTCGGAGTAGCTCCTGGCTCCCAACCATAATCAATTTGACTACTTAGAAATTGGACAGTTATCACAATTTATGCAGATTTTAATCCAGAAATTGTCGATGCATCGAGTATAGAATAGGTTTAGTACTAACGAAAACATTTGGACGAAATTATGTTCTGATATTAGTTCTCTTccattattaaaaatatttttcagcaaaTCAGAAATAACAACTGCCTTATCTCTATTAAAACAATCTCAACTTCTATTTATAATACCTTTTATGCGTACCAATATTGCCAGTCTTTACGACTCGCCAGATTGCTACTGTTCTACTCTCACCTACCTAAAATGCTTCCTATAAAatgttggactttaagccatttggttttaaagtagaagaagtgtgaattggaaatggagggaaataaaatggagggaaaatgaaaatttgaagaagtgaacttttgccttgcactttgtccctcattggtgagggacaatcacatttgtgtgcttatatatagattcacttcttaaagctcttaaaaggagttgaagagaatgaaccctcgcgccgtcgtcgtcgctcgcttcggcttcggcttcggcttcggcttcggcttcggcttcggcttcggcttcggcttcggcttcggagaGCCTCTCTAGCCGCGGTTCTGCTGcgatcgcggtagaaccgcggcaggccgcgtattttctgaaaaggcacctttccagacacctcttctgatatttgcctataaattctgaggcaaggctGCATCTTCTTAACACGAAAAAAAAAACACTCCAgaatttctttctttctgaatatactgcatcctaattcgcagtctctctctctcaaattcgtaagtgtgattttgctccgttctttgagttcgttggtatcctgcagtttgtattgccactgttgcaggaaggtttattccgttttatcctgggaggatttaatccattaccttggcaacgtgtgagggggttaaaattccttaaggacgcacaagaaaaattgtggactcggaatatttctgattctttactattttatacatttctttattcttctaacagttttctgatttttgttttaacaCAGTTACGCTCACAAGCTTAAGGAAATTTTAATTTTACTAACATTTCTGTGTCGATTATTAAACTGTTTTCTATATACTTTGTTAGAGACTAAATCCTTGTTGCTTTCTACTCCTATAATTGTTTCTGTCCGGTTTAAAGTACATAAAAATTTTGCCGGAATAATAAACGTACggatttgaagtatataaaaacttcaccattgttacgtgttctatgtttggtttggtattcagtttgaagatatcAAAACTTCACTGATTTAACAAGTTCTGTATTGTTTTCAACTTTACAGAAATATGACGAATGAAAACCAAACTAATGGAAGTGTTGCGGGAACGGGTGCTACTGTTACGAGTGTTGCTGCCTCGTCAAGCCGTTCTACTCCTGCTCAtgctatggcaccggcagaaaaacccggaaagttTTCCGGTATTGACTTCAAACGCTGGCAAATGAAGATGCTCTTCTATCTTACTACGTTGAGTTTGCAATGTTTCATCAAGGAGGATCCTCCGGTCATGGCTGAGAATACTCCGGATGATGAACGACTTGTTGtaactgaagcatggaaacattctgatttcttgtgcaaaaactacatattgagttgtttggaagatggcttgtacaatgtctatagtgtcatggaaacttcaaaagcgTTATGGaatgcacttgagaagaagtacaagactgaggatgccggacttaagaagttcgtggctgcaaggtttttggatttcaagatgattgaCACTAGGTCAGTCATAACCCAAGTCCAAGAATTACAAGCCATTGTGCAtgacctccttgctgaaggtatgacccgagtcaataattttattaataagatttatctTATTACTAATTATGAGATtgttgctgaaggtatggtcataaatgaggCCTTTCAAGTCGCTGCTTTCATTGAAAAGttacctccgttgtggaaggattttaagaactatcttaaacacaagcggaaggagatgacactagaagacttgattgttcgtttgaggatagaagaagacaacaaaaatgCTGAAAAGAAGTCATGTGGAAACTCGACAATAATGGGGGCAAACGTTGTTGAGGAGGcgccacaaaataagaagaggaagaaggcttccggaccaaagaattacccaagCAAGAAAAAGTTCAAGGGTAATTGCCACAACTGTGGAAGATCTGGGCATAAGGCCGTGGATTGTCGTGCGCCCAAGaatgataagaagaaaaagaatcaagctaacatggttgaagatgaaatggaggacttatgtgtcatgttgtctgaatgcaatttggtaggaaatccaaaagaatggtggatagattctggagccacccg is from Nicotiana tabacum cultivar K326 chromosome 18, ASM71507v2, whole genome shotgun sequence and encodes:
- the LOC107799522 gene encoding SNF1-related protein kinase regulatory subunit gamma-1-like isoform X2, with the protein product MAQAKTEKTSKLANYDAYFEMVQSRKKLPRNLQETLTDAFAKIPVSSFPQVPGGKDADTSIGDAVKILSESNILSVPVRNPAAQNSKDWRERYLGILDYSAIVLWVLEGADAAAAALSASSAAAAGVGAGAVGALGALALGATGPAAVAGLTVAAVGAAVAGGVAADRGAGKDAPTAADKLGEDFYKVILQEEPFKSTKVSSIIKSYRWAPFVPVATDSSMLSVLLLLSKYRMRNVPVIERGNPFLKNFITQSAVIRGLEGCKGRDWFDCISAHPISELGLPYMSPDEVICVQNDELILEAFKKMRENNIGGLPVVEGPKRKIVGNVSIRDIRFLLLKPELFSNFRQLTVTGFMNTVASVTHDATKVSTPITCKLDSALGNVIDTLASKLVHRIYVTAGEDDEVIGVITLRDVISCFIFEPQNFFDNYFGFSAQEMLGQ
- the LOC107799522 gene encoding SNF1-related protein kinase regulatory subunit gamma-1-like isoform X1; its protein translation is MAQAKTEKTSKLANYDAYFEMVQSRKKLPRNLQETLTDAFAKIPVSSFPQVPGGKVIEIDADTSIGDAVKILSESNILSVPVRNPAAQNSKDWRERYLGILDYSAIVLWVLEGADAAAAALSASSAAAAGVGAGAVGALGALALGATGPAAVAGLTVAAVGAAVAGGVAADRGAGKDAPTAADKLGEDFYKVILQEEPFKSTKVSSIIKSYRWAPFVPVATDSSMLSVLLLLSKYRMRNVPVIERGNPFLKNFITQSAVIRGLEGCKGRDWFDCISAHPISELGLPYMSPDEVICVQNDELILEAFKKMRENNIGGLPVVEGPKRKIVGNVSIRDIRFLLLKPELFSNFRQLTVTGFMNTVASVTHDATKVSTPITCKLDSALGNVIDTLASKLVHRIYVTAGEDDEVIGVITLRDVISCFIFEPQNFFDNYFGFSAQEMLGQ